Proteins encoded within one genomic window of Variovorax sp. OAS795:
- a CDS encoding DNA internalization-related competence protein ComEC/Rec2: protein MTAVRASGGVAAGSWAFAALGGTLLGAALQLQQPRLWGAGAYAACLVAGLAGLALLSRRWPKFRGLPASPLFASVPLFAALVFGTLAGGGLAGWRACAYAKGALDPALEGRDLQVVGVVGQMPQRSDGGTRFRLDVESAHWADATGAPAPRVPSRIALGWYRDDASLRGRAPEGRAAASAGAAAPLHAGERWRLTVRLKAPHGNLNPHGFDSELWLWEQGVHASGYVRTGARDAAPARLQATWQHPIERAREAVRDAVFERVPDARQAGVIAALVTGDQGAIERSDWDIFRATGVAHLMSISGLHITMFAWLAAHAVGALWRRSGKLMLRVPAPQAALVGGVLLAGLYALFSGWGVPSQRTVWMLATAALLRLTGRRWPWPHVWLLIAAVVVTIDPWALMQAGFWLSFVAVGVLFTTGFMRPAGEKTGPAARLLAFFREQWVITLALTPLSLLLFQQVSVVGLLANAVAIPWVTLVITPLAMLGTAIAPLWDLAAWAVQALAVLLRWLAALPYATLSMAAPPVWMAACGVAGGVLLAMQLPWSLRTLGLPFLLPVLLWQAPRPAMGEFALLAADIGQGNAVLVRTASHSLLYDAGPRYSLESDAGHRVLVPLLRALDERLDMLLLSHRDIDHTAGAVAVLAMQPKAELLSSIEAAHPLQSLRPARRCEAGQRWTWDGVDFEILHPVAADYLSFTKPNAVSCVLRIGNGRATVLLAGDIERLQEAALVSRTPALRADVLLAPHHGSKTSSSAVLLDAVRPRLALVQAGYRNRFGHPAPEVVGRYAAHGVRLVENVPCGAVSWRSEAPGEVGCERERNARYWHHRLP from the coding sequence TTGACGGCCGTGCGCGCGTCCGGCGGTGTTGCGGCCGGGTCGTGGGCCTTTGCCGCGCTGGGCGGAACGCTGCTCGGCGCCGCATTGCAGCTGCAGCAGCCGCGCTTGTGGGGCGCGGGTGCCTATGCGGCCTGTTTGGTCGCGGGGCTTGCGGGGCTCGCCTTGCTGTCGCGCCGATGGCCGAAGTTCCGCGGACTTCCCGCATCACCCCTGTTCGCCAGCGTGCCGCTTTTCGCGGCCCTGGTCTTCGGAACCCTTGCCGGCGGCGGGCTCGCAGGCTGGCGGGCGTGCGCCTATGCCAAGGGCGCACTGGATCCGGCCCTCGAAGGACGAGACCTGCAGGTGGTGGGCGTGGTGGGGCAGATGCCGCAGCGCAGCGACGGCGGCACCCGGTTCCGGCTCGACGTGGAATCGGCGCACTGGGCCGATGCCACCGGAGCGCCTGCGCCGCGCGTTCCATCGCGCATCGCGCTCGGCTGGTATCGCGACGACGCCAGCCTCCGGGGCCGTGCGCCGGAAGGGCGGGCCGCGGCAAGTGCAGGTGCCGCTGCGCCGCTGCATGCGGGCGAACGCTGGCGCCTCACGGTCCGGCTCAAGGCGCCGCACGGCAATCTCAATCCGCATGGCTTCGACAGCGAACTGTGGCTCTGGGAGCAGGGCGTGCATGCCAGCGGCTATGTGCGCACGGGTGCGCGCGACGCGGCGCCGGCGCGTCTGCAGGCCACCTGGCAGCATCCCATCGAGCGGGCGCGCGAGGCGGTGCGCGACGCGGTGTTCGAGCGCGTGCCCGACGCGCGGCAGGCGGGCGTGATCGCGGCCCTCGTCACCGGCGACCAGGGCGCCATCGAGCGCAGCGACTGGGATATCTTTCGCGCCACCGGCGTGGCGCACCTGATGTCGATCTCGGGGCTGCACATCACCATGTTCGCCTGGCTCGCGGCGCACGCGGTGGGGGCGCTGTGGCGCCGCAGCGGCAAGCTGATGCTGCGTGTTCCGGCGCCGCAGGCCGCGCTGGTGGGCGGCGTGCTGCTGGCCGGGCTCTATGCGCTTTTCAGTGGATGGGGCGTGCCGTCGCAGCGCACGGTCTGGATGCTGGCCACCGCGGCGCTGCTGCGGCTCACGGGGCGGCGCTGGCCGTGGCCGCATGTGTGGCTGCTGATCGCGGCGGTGGTGGTGACGATCGATCCCTGGGCGCTGATGCAGGCCGGCTTCTGGCTCAGCTTCGTCGCGGTCGGCGTGCTGTTCACGACCGGCTTCATGCGGCCCGCCGGCGAGAAGACGGGCCCAGCGGCGCGGCTGCTTGCGTTCTTTCGCGAGCAATGGGTGATCACGCTGGCACTCACGCCCCTCAGCCTGCTGCTGTTCCAGCAGGTCTCCGTGGTCGGCCTGCTGGCCAATGCCGTTGCGATTCCCTGGGTCACGCTGGTCATCACGCCGCTGGCCATGCTGGGCACCGCCATAGCGCCGCTCTGGGACCTGGCAGCCTGGGCCGTGCAGGCACTGGCCGTGCTGCTGCGCTGGCTCGCCGCATTGCCGTATGCCACGCTCTCGATGGCTGCGCCACCCGTGTGGATGGCGGCCTGCGGCGTGGCTGGCGGCGTTCTGCTGGCCATGCAGCTGCCGTGGTCGCTGCGAACGCTGGGCCTGCCGTTCCTGCTGCCGGTGCTGCTCTGGCAGGCGCCACGGCCGGCCATGGGGGAGTTCGCGCTGCTGGCCGCGGACATCGGGCAGGGCAACGCGGTCCTGGTGCGCACCGCGTCGCACAGCCTGCTGTACGACGCGGGTCCGCGCTACAGCCTGGAAAGCGACGCCGGCCATCGCGTGCTCGTTCCCCTGCTGCGCGCGCTCGACGAGCGGCTCGACATGCTGCTGCTGAGCCACCGCGACATCGACCACACCGCCGGCGCTGTGGCGGTGCTCGCGATGCAGCCGAAGGCCGAGCTCCTGAGCTCGATCGAAGCCGCTCACCCGCTTCAATCGTTGCGCCCCGCCCGGCGCTGCGAGGCTGGCCAGCGGTGGACCTGGGACGGCGTGGACTTCGAGATCCTTCATCCCGTGGCGGCCGACTACCTCTCCTTCACCAAGCCCAACGCCGTTTCCTGCGTGCTGCGCATCGGCAACGGACGCGCCACGGTGCTGCTGGCCGGCGACATCGAGCGCCTGCAGGAGGCGGCGCTGGTCTCGCGAACCCCGGCCCTGCGCGCCGATGTGCTTCTGGCACCGCACCACGGCAGCAAGACCTCGTCGAGCGCCGTGCTGCTCGATGCGGTGCGCCCGCGCCTGGCGCTGGTCCAGGCGGGCTACCGCAACCGCTTCGGGCATCCGGCGCCCGAGGTGGTCGGGCGCTATGCCGCGCACGGCGTGCGGCTGGTCGAGAACGTGCCCTGCGGCGCCGTGTCATGGCGCAGCGAGGCACCCGGCGAAGTCGGCTGCGAACGCGAGCGCAACGCACGCTACTGGCACCATCGCCTGCCCTGA
- a CDS encoding DeoR/GlpR family DNA-binding transcription regulator produces the protein MNSNPRQINLLDTVRTRGSVTVEQLADMLGVTLQTVRRDVQRLADEGLLTRFHGGVRVPSSTTENIGYQQRETLHAEGKARIAGRVAELVPNDCSLILNIGTTTEAIAKALMRHTGLRVITNNLNVATILSGNNSCEVIVAGGSVRARDRAIVGEATIDFIRQFKVDIALIGVSSIEADGSLRDFDLREVKVAQTIIAQAREVWLAADASKFNRPAMIQLGTLSQIDRLFTDAEPPPPFADLLHAAQVRLEIARD, from the coding sequence GTGAACTCCAATCCGCGCCAGATCAACCTTCTCGATACCGTTCGCACGCGCGGCTCCGTCACTGTGGAGCAGCTGGCCGACATGCTGGGCGTGACGCTGCAGACGGTGCGGCGCGATGTGCAGCGGCTGGCCGACGAAGGCTTGCTCACGCGCTTTCACGGCGGCGTGCGCGTGCCGAGTTCGACCACCGAGAACATCGGCTACCAGCAGCGCGAGACGCTGCATGCCGAAGGCAAGGCGCGCATTGCGGGGCGCGTGGCCGAACTGGTGCCCAACGACTGCTCGCTGATCCTGAACATCGGCACCACCACCGAAGCGATTGCCAAGGCGCTGATGCGGCACACGGGGCTGCGCGTGATCACCAACAACCTGAACGTGGCGACGATCCTGAGCGGCAACAATTCGTGCGAGGTGATCGTGGCGGGCGGGTCGGTGCGGGCGCGCGACCGCGCGATCGTGGGCGAGGCAACGATCGATTTCATCCGGCAGTTCAAGGTCGACATCGCGTTGATCGGCGTCTCCAGCATCGAGGCCGACGGGTCGCTGCGCGACTTCGACTTGCGCGAGGTGAAGGTGGCGCAAACCATCATCGCGCAGGCCCGCGAGGTGTGGCTCGCGGCCGATGCGAGCAAGTTCAACCGGCCGGCGATGATCCAGCTCGGCACGCTCTCTCAGATCGACCGGCTGTTCACCGATGCGGAGCCGCCGCCACCTTTTGCCGACCTGCTGCATGCGGCGCAAGTCCGTCTTGAAATTGCGCGTGACTGA
- a CDS encoding circularly permuted type 2 ATP-grasp protein has protein sequence MHKFDEMYEQLPYAGAAIRQHYKRYDQWLAKQPGEVMRARREEAEMIFRRVGITFAVYGAKDEDGSGTERLIPFDLLPRIIPAHEWESMEKGLVQRVTALNRFLHDVYHDQEIIKAGIIPAEQILNNAQFRPEMMGVSVPHNVYSNISGIDIVRAPDAQGNGEYYVLEDNLRVPSGVSYMLENRKMMMRLFPELFNQNRIAPVAHYPDLLLETLRASAPAATAEPTVVVLTPGMYNSAYFEHAFLAQQMGVELVEGQDLFVKDNFVYMRTTRGPKRVDVIYRRVDDDFLDPEVFRPTSTLGCAGLMRAYRDGNVVICNAVGTGVADDKSIYPYVPKMVEFYLGEQPILKNVPTYMCRNKDELQYTLDNMKDLVVKEVHGAGGYGMLIGPAATLAEIEEFKKAVIAKPDGYIAQPTLSLSTSPTFVDAGIAPRHIDLRPFVLSGKEVQMVPGGLTRVALKEGSLVVNSSQGGGTKDTWILEADRSPKPKAAGGTQSQSQSA, from the coding sequence ATGCACAAATTCGACGAGATGTATGAGCAGTTGCCCTATGCGGGGGCTGCGATCCGGCAACACTACAAGCGCTACGACCAATGGCTTGCGAAGCAGCCCGGCGAGGTGATGCGGGCGCGCCGCGAAGAGGCGGAGATGATTTTTCGCCGGGTCGGCATCACCTTTGCGGTGTACGGCGCCAAGGACGAGGACGGCTCCGGCACCGAGCGGCTCATTCCGTTCGACCTGCTGCCGCGCATCATTCCCGCCCATGAGTGGGAGAGCATGGAAAAAGGCCTGGTGCAGCGCGTCACGGCGCTCAACCGCTTCCTGCACGACGTCTACCACGACCAGGAAATCATCAAGGCCGGCATCATCCCGGCCGAGCAGATCCTGAACAACGCGCAGTTCCGCCCCGAGATGATGGGCGTCAGCGTGCCGCACAACGTCTACTCCAACATCTCCGGCATCGACATCGTCCGGGCGCCCGACGCCCAGGGCAACGGCGAGTACTACGTGCTCGAGGACAACCTGCGCGTGCCCAGCGGCGTGAGCTACATGCTGGAGAACCGCAAGATGATGATGCGGCTCTTCCCCGAGCTGTTCAACCAGAACCGCATCGCGCCCGTGGCGCACTACCCCGACCTGCTGCTCGAAACCCTGCGCGCCAGCGCGCCGGCCGCCACGGCCGAGCCCACGGTGGTGGTGCTCACGCCCGGCATGTACAACAGCGCCTACTTCGAGCATGCCTTCCTCGCGCAGCAGATGGGCGTGGAACTGGTCGAAGGGCAGGACCTGTTCGTGAAGGACAACTTCGTCTACATGCGCACCACGCGCGGACCGAAGCGGGTGGACGTGATCTACCGCCGCGTGGACGACGACTTCCTCGATCCCGAGGTGTTCCGCCCGACGTCCACGCTGGGCTGCGCCGGCCTGATGCGCGCCTACCGCGACGGCAACGTCGTCATCTGCAATGCGGTGGGCACCGGCGTGGCCGACGACAAGTCGATCTACCCCTACGTGCCGAAGATGGTCGAGTTCTACCTCGGCGAGCAGCCGATCCTGAAGAACGTGCCGACCTACATGTGCCGCAACAAGGACGAGCTGCAATACACGCTCGACAACATGAAGGACCTGGTCGTCAAGGAGGTGCACGGCGCCGGCGGCTACGGCATGCTGATTGGCCCGGCCGCCACGCTGGCCGAGATCGAGGAGTTCAAGAAGGCCGTGATCGCCAAGCCCGACGGCTACATCGCCCAGCCGACGCTGAGCCTTTCCACCTCGCCCACCTTCGTCGATGCCGGCATTGCGCCGCGCCACATCGACCTGCGCCCCTTCGTGCTCTCCGGCAAGGAAGTGCAGATGGTGCCCGGCGGCCTCACGCGCGTGGCGCTCAAGGAGGGCTCGCTGGTGGTCAATTCGTCGCAGGGCGGCGGCACCAAGGACACCTGGATCCTCGAGGCGGACCGCAGCCCGAAGCCCAAGGCGGCGGGCGGGACGCAAAGCCAGTCGCAGTCGGCCTAG
- a CDS encoding alpha-E domain-containing protein gives MLSRTADHLYWMSRYTERAENTARMLDVNYQTSLLPQSAEVAKYGWQGVLSISELLPSYNKKYEQITPHDVMEFMVKDESNPSSIVSCLKAARENARAVRGALTTEAWETQNTTWLEVNRMLRAGDFERDPAQFCEWVKFRSHLSRGVTLGTMLQDEAFYFSRLGTFLERADNTARLVDVKFHALNSEFFGTATEEDQEYDFYHWSAILRSVSAFEVYRKVYRDVIKPERVAELLILRADMPRSLHASLVEVVNNLAKVQNEQSAETQRRAGKLLADLQYARVDEILATGLHAYLTQFLDRVNELGGRISQDFLVPAQ, from the coding sequence ATGCTGTCACGCACCGCCGACCACCTCTACTGGATGTCGCGCTACACCGAACGCGCGGAAAACACCGCGCGCATGCTCGACGTCAACTACCAGACCTCGCTCCTGCCGCAATCGGCCGAAGTGGCCAAGTACGGCTGGCAGGGCGTGCTGTCCATCAGCGAGTTGCTGCCCTCGTACAACAAGAAGTACGAGCAGATCACGCCGCACGACGTGATGGAGTTCATGGTCAAGGACGAAAGCAATCCGTCTTCGATCGTCTCGTGCCTCAAGGCCGCGCGGGAAAACGCGCGCGCCGTACGCGGCGCACTCACCACCGAGGCGTGGGAAACCCAGAACACCACCTGGCTCGAAGTCAACCGCATGCTGCGCGCCGGCGATTTCGAGCGCGACCCGGCCCAGTTCTGTGAATGGGTCAAGTTCCGCTCGCACCTGTCGCGCGGCGTCACGCTGGGCACCATGTTGCAGGACGAGGCCTTCTACTTCTCGCGCCTGGGCACCTTCCTGGAGCGCGCCGACAACACCGCGCGGCTGGTCGACGTGAAGTTCCACGCGCTCAACAGCGAGTTCTTCGGTACCGCCACCGAGGAAGACCAAGAGTACGACTTCTATCACTGGAGCGCCATCCTGCGCAGCGTCTCGGCCTTCGAGGTGTACCGCAAGGTCTACCGCGACGTGATCAAGCCCGAGCGCGTGGCCGAGCTGCTGATTCTTCGCGCCGACATGCCGCGCTCGCTGCATGCGAGCCTGGTCGAGGTGGTGAACAACCTCGCCAAGGTGCAGAACGAGCAGAGCGCCGAAACCCAGCGCCGCGCCGGCAAGCTGCTGGCCGACCTGCAGTACGCGCGGGTCGACGAAATCCTCGCGACCGGGCTGCATGCGTATCTCACGCAGTTCCTCGATCGTGTGAACGAGCTCGGCGGGCGGATCAGCCAGGACTTCCTGGTTCCGGCGCAGTGA
- the glpK gene encoding glycerol kinase GlpK, with protein sequence MTYLLALDQGTSSSRSIVFDREGHIVAIAQKELTQIYPQPGWVEHDPMEIWNSQLATAREVLAKAKLQPADIHAIGITNQRETTVLWNRKTGQPVHHAIVWQDRRAEPLCAKLRDEGMTGTIQEKTGLVIDAYFSGTKLRWLLDNVPGARAQAERGELAFGTVDSWLMWQLTGGKVHVTDVSNASRTMLFNVHRNEWDADLLKVLDIPAALMPKVQPSSSHFADTDAALLGRTLPIGGVAGDQQSALFGQACFAAGMAKNTYGTGCFLLMHTGAAFQPSHNGLLVTSAAQTDATPQYAMEGSVFVGGAVVQWLRDGLKAIKGSAEMQSLAESVPDAGGVMMVPAFTGLGAPYWNADARGTITGLTRGTTVAHIARAALESIAYQSAALLQAMSRDAVAAGGTPVAELRVDGGASVNDLLMQFQADLLGIPVVRPEVIETTALGAAYLAGLSTGVYSDARQLSKLWKVERRFMPTMARAQAEEAMARWERAVRQATAT encoded by the coding sequence ATGACCTACCTGCTAGCACTCGACCAGGGCACTTCGAGCTCACGCAGCATCGTGTTCGACCGCGAAGGCCACATCGTCGCCATCGCGCAGAAGGAACTCACGCAGATCTATCCGCAACCCGGCTGGGTCGAGCACGATCCGATGGAAATCTGGAACAGCCAGCTGGCCACCGCGCGCGAAGTGCTCGCCAAGGCCAAGCTCCAGCCCGCCGACATCCACGCCATCGGCATCACCAACCAGCGCGAGACCACCGTGCTGTGGAACCGCAAGACCGGCCAGCCCGTGCACCACGCCATCGTCTGGCAGGACCGGCGCGCCGAGCCCCTGTGCGCGAAGCTGCGCGACGAAGGCATGACCGGCACCATCCAGGAAAAGACCGGGCTGGTGATCGATGCGTATTTTTCCGGTACCAAGCTGCGCTGGCTGCTCGACAACGTTCCAGGCGCCCGCGCGCAGGCCGAGCGCGGCGAACTCGCCTTCGGCACCGTCGACAGCTGGCTCATGTGGCAGCTGACGGGCGGCAAGGTCCATGTGACCGACGTGAGCAACGCGTCCCGCACGATGCTCTTCAACGTGCACCGCAACGAATGGGATGCGGACCTGCTCAAGGTGCTCGACATTCCCGCCGCGCTCATGCCGAAGGTGCAGCCGTCGAGCTCGCACTTTGCCGACACCGACGCCGCGCTGCTCGGCCGCACGCTGCCCATCGGCGGCGTGGCCGGCGACCAGCAGAGCGCCCTCTTCGGGCAGGCCTGCTTCGCGGCCGGCATGGCCAAGAATACCTATGGCACTGGCTGCTTCCTCCTGATGCACACGGGTGCGGCGTTCCAGCCCTCGCACAACGGCCTGCTGGTGACCAGCGCCGCGCAGACCGACGCCACGCCGCAGTACGCGATGGAAGGCAGCGTCTTCGTCGGCGGCGCCGTCGTGCAGTGGCTGCGCGACGGACTCAAGGCCATCAAGGGCAGCGCCGAAATGCAGTCGCTCGCCGAAAGCGTGCCCGATGCGGGCGGCGTGATGATGGTGCCGGCGTTCACCGGCCTCGGCGCGCCCTATTGGAACGCCGATGCACGCGGCACCATCACCGGCCTCACGCGCGGAACCACCGTGGCGCACATCGCGCGCGCCGCCTTGGAGAGCATCGCCTACCAGAGCGCCGCGCTGCTGCAGGCCATGAGCCGCGACGCGGTCGCCGCCGGCGGCACGCCCGTGGCCGAGCTGCGCGTGGATGGCGGCGCGAGCGTGAACGACCTCCTGATGCAGTTCCAGGCCGACCTGCTGGGTATTCCGGTGGTACGTCCCGAAGTGATCGAGACCACTGCGCTGGGCGCCGCCTACCTGGCCGGCCTCTCGACCGGGGTCTACAGCGATGCGCGCCAGCTCTCGAAGCTGTGGAAGGTGGAGCGGCGCTTCATGCCGACCATGGCCCGCGCGCAGGCCGAGGAAGCCATGGCGCGCTGGGAGCGCGCGGTGCGGCAGGCCACCGCGACTTGA
- a CDS encoding transglutaminase family protein — translation MSIHAALHHVTHYKYDRLVQLGPQVVRLRPAPHCRSKIISYSLQVEPTEHFVNWMQDPFANYQARLVFPEKTREFKVTVDLVVEMAVYNPFDFFLEPQAENFPFKYTASQAEELAPYLVTEEATPLLSAYLDKIERKEQRTIDFLVGLNQQVQQDVNYLIRMEPGVQTPEETLTNGSGSCRDSGWLLVQLLRHCGLAARFVSGYLIQLTPDVKALDGPSGTTVDFTDLHAWCEVFLPGAGWVGLDATSGLMAGEGHIPLACTPTPSSAAPIEGGVDDSEVEFGHEMKVTRIYESPRVTKPYTEEQWAEVLALGDAVDARLKAGDVRLTMGGEPTYVATSDRDAPEWNTDALGPTKRGYATELVHKLRAEYGRGGFLHFGQGKWYPGEQLPRWALSIFWRADGQTLWHNPDLFADERVPTHYTSEDARRFTTVLAHKLGITERYAQAGYEDVYYYLWRERRLPVNVDPFESKLDDELERVRLRRVFTQKLDAVIGYMLPLEPANADVDAPALEGPGWKTGPWFLRDDRLYLIPGDSPMGYRLPLDSQPWASKGDYPYLVERDPTAPRTALPSSADYRARYAVPADGAMGADLGAVPYEFGAPPVVPASLRMQAPGGAANAADATAAGDGKGKPSPADAADSAATPATRQPLRGESAHWVTRTALCVEVRDPRRANGPAAEKKGSASGVLYVFMPPLARLEDYLDLVAAVEATAQQLGMRIVMEGYPPPRDPRLKMLAVTPDPGVIEVNIHPAHDWKELVDHTEFLYNAAFETRLSAEKFMTDGRHTGTGGGNHFVMGGATPADSPFLRRPELLASLLLYWHNHPSLSYLFSGMFIGPTSQAPRVDEARNDQVYELEIALKEIAKSREIHGQNMPAWLVDRTLRNILIDVSGNTHRSEFCIDKLYSPDSSTGRLGLLELRAFEMPPHARMSIAQQLLIRALVARFWDDPYKAPVTRWGTELHDRFLLPTFVKMDFDDVISEMRQAGFAFDIDWFAPHFEFRFPLVGQVQAMGVELSLRNALEPWHVMGEEGSAGGTVRYVDSSLERIEVRVTGLNESRHVITVNGKVLPLQPTGTVGEFVAGVRYKAWNPPSALHPSIDAHAPLTFDIVDTWMKRSLGGCQYFVAHPGGRNYDTFPVNAYEAESRRMSRFTEMGHTPGLMRTPPATIELAGSREFPFTLDLRR, via the coding sequence ATGTCCATTCACGCCGCACTCCACCACGTCACCCATTACAAATACGACCGCCTGGTGCAGCTGGGCCCGCAGGTCGTGCGCTTGCGTCCCGCGCCGCATTGCCGCAGCAAGATCATTTCGTATTCGCTGCAGGTCGAGCCGACCGAGCACTTCGTCAACTGGATGCAGGATCCGTTCGCCAACTACCAGGCGCGGCTCGTGTTTCCGGAGAAGACGCGTGAGTTCAAGGTCACGGTCGACCTCGTGGTCGAGATGGCGGTCTACAACCCCTTCGACTTCTTTCTCGAGCCCCAGGCCGAGAACTTTCCATTCAAGTACACCGCTTCGCAGGCCGAAGAGCTCGCGCCCTACCTCGTCACCGAAGAGGCCACGCCGCTGCTGTCGGCCTACCTCGACAAGATCGAGCGCAAGGAGCAGCGCACCATCGACTTCCTGGTCGGTCTCAACCAGCAGGTGCAGCAGGACGTCAACTACCTGATCCGCATGGAGCCCGGCGTGCAGACGCCGGAGGAAACGCTCACCAACGGCAGCGGCTCCTGCCGCGACTCCGGCTGGCTGCTGGTGCAGCTGCTGCGCCACTGCGGGCTGGCGGCGCGCTTCGTCTCGGGCTACCTGATCCAGCTCACGCCCGACGTGAAGGCGCTCGACGGCCCGAGCGGCACCACGGTCGACTTCACCGACCTGCATGCCTGGTGCGAAGTGTTCCTGCCCGGCGCGGGCTGGGTCGGCCTCGACGCCACCTCGGGCCTCATGGCCGGCGAGGGCCACATCCCGCTCGCCTGCACGCCCACGCCGTCGAGCGCGGCGCCCATCGAAGGCGGCGTCGACGACTCCGAAGTCGAGTTCGGCCACGAAATGAAGGTCACGCGCATCTACGAATCGCCGCGCGTCACCAAGCCCTACACCGAGGAACAGTGGGCCGAAGTGCTCGCGCTCGGCGACGCGGTCGATGCGCGCCTGAAAGCCGGCGACGTGCGGCTCACGATGGGCGGCGAGCCCACCTACGTGGCCACCAGTGACCGCGACGCGCCCGAGTGGAACACCGACGCGCTCGGCCCCACCAAGCGCGGCTATGCCACCGAGCTCGTCCACAAGCTGCGCGCCGAATACGGCAGGGGCGGCTTCCTGCACTTCGGCCAGGGCAAGTGGTACCCGGGCGAGCAGCTGCCGCGCTGGGCCCTGTCGATCTTCTGGCGCGCCGACGGCCAGACGCTCTGGCACAACCCCGATCTCTTCGCCGACGAGCGCGTGCCCACGCACTACACCAGCGAAGACGCGCGCCGCTTCACCACCGTGCTGGCGCACAAGCTCGGCATCACCGAGCGCTATGCGCAGGCCGGCTACGAAGACGTCTACTACTACCTCTGGCGCGAACGCCGCCTGCCGGTCAATGTCGACCCCTTCGAATCGAAGCTCGACGACGAGCTCGAGCGGGTTCGCCTGCGCCGCGTGTTCACGCAAAAGCTCGATGCCGTCATCGGCTACATGCTGCCGCTCGAACCCGCCAATGCCGACGTCGATGCACCGGCGCTCGAAGGCCCGGGCTGGAAGACCGGCCCCTGGTTCCTGCGCGACGACCGGCTCTACCTGATCCCGGGCGACTCGCCCATGGGCTACCGCCTGCCGCTCGATTCGCAGCCCTGGGCCAGCAAGGGCGACTACCCCTACCTGGTCGAGCGCGACCCGACCGCACCGCGGACCGCCTTGCCGAGCTCGGCCGACTACCGCGCACGCTACGCCGTGCCCGCCGACGGCGCGATGGGTGCCGACCTTGGCGCGGTGCCCTATGAATTCGGTGCCCCGCCCGTGGTGCCCGCGTCCCTGCGCATGCAGGCGCCGGGGGGCGCTGCCAACGCGGCTGACGCCACGGCCGCAGGCGATGGCAAGGGCAAGCCATCGCCAGCCGATGCAGCCGACAGCGCGGCGACGCCGGCCACGCGCCAGCCGCTGCGCGGCGAGTCGGCCCACTGGGTCACGCGCACGGCGCTGTGCGTCGAAGTGCGCGACCCGCGCCGCGCCAACGGTCCCGCGGCGGAGAAGAAGGGCAGCGCCTCGGGCGTGCTCTACGTCTTCATGCCGCCGCTCGCGCGCCTTGAAGACTACCTGGACCTAGTTGCGGCCGTCGAAGCCACGGCGCAGCAGCTGGGCATGCGCATCGTGATGGAAGGCTATCCGCCCCCGCGCGATCCGCGCCTGAAGATGCTGGCCGTGACCCCCGATCCGGGCGTGATCGAAGTCAACATCCATCCGGCCCACGACTGGAAGGAACTGGTCGACCACACCGAGTTTCTCTACAACGCCGCATTCGAGACCCGCCTGTCGGCCGAGAAGTTCATGACCGACGGGCGGCACACCGGCACCGGCGGCGGCAACCACTTCGTGATGGGTGGCGCCACGCCCGCGGACAGCCCGTTCCTGCGCCGGCCCGAGTTGCTCGCGAGCCTGCTGCTCTACTGGCACAACCATCCGTCGCTGAGCTACCTGTTCTCAGGCATGTTCATCGGACCGACGAGCCAGGCGCCGCGCGTGGACGAGGCGCGCAACGACCAGGTCTACGAACTCGAGATCGCGCTGAAGGAAATCGCGAAAAGCCGCGAGATCCACGGCCAGAACATGCCCGCATGGCTGGTCGACCGCACGCTGCGCAACATCCTGATCGACGTCTCGGGCAACACGCACCGCAGCGAGTTCTGCATCGACAAGCTCTATTCGCCCGACTCCAGCACCGGCCGCCTGGGCCTGCTGGAACTGCGCGCCTTCGAGATGCCGCCGCATGCGCGCATGAGCATTGCACAGCAGCTGCTGATCCGCGCGCTGGTGGCGCGCTTCTGGGACGACCCCTACAAGGCGCCCGTCACGCGCTGGGGCACCGAGCTGCACGACCGCTTCCTCTTGCCGACCTTCGTCAAGATGGACTTCGACGACGTGATCAGCGAGATGCGGCAGGCCGGCTTCGCCTTCGACATCGACTGGTTCGCGCCGCATTTCGAGTTCCGCTTTCCGCTGGTGGGCCAGGTGCAGGCCATGGGCGTGGAGCTGTCGCTGCGCAACGCGCTCGAACCCTGGCACGTCATGGGCGAGGAAGGCTCGGCCGGCGGCACGGTGCGCTATGTCGACTCGTCGCTCGAACGCATCGAGGTGCGCGTCACCGGCCTGAACGAAAGCCGGCACGTGATCACCGTCAACGGCAAGGTGCTGCCGCTGCAGCCCACCGGCACCGTGGGCGAGTTCGTCGCGGGCGTGCGCTACAAGGCATGGAACCCGCCCTCGGCGCTGCATCCGAGCATCGACGCCCATGCGCCGCTGACCTTCGACATCGTCGACACCTGGATGAAGCGCTCGCTGGGCGGCTGCCAGTATTTCGTGGCCCACCCGGGCGGGCGCAACTACGACACCTTCCCGGTCAATGCCTACGAGGCGGAAAGCCGGCGCATGTCGCGCTTCACCGAGATGGGCCATACGCCGGGCCTGATGCGCACGCCACCGGCCACCATCGAGCTCGCGGGCAGCCGCGAATTTCCTTTCACGCTCGATTTGCGGCGGTGA